In Enterobacter cloacae, the following are encoded in one genomic region:
- a CDS encoding virulence factor SrfB, with protein sequence MLVNLCDYKQSVTLIANSGVQFLDFGLTPQDTASNGRFVRKTANGPLLRLDFDLVNGRYTLPVTGGGQPEVVKPETTIALHQSLTVLDGIWLPVPFLRFNPPRTFVDGPDNWARVQVRKLDAPDAAGNTHRVTLALDSQIAAHATSALSPVENDILNGTRFALAWRDDEVESFLDQTWIDGWLREAFTQFAAGVENRAERDLHQALRSFEYQAHWLNLLTMLGEQLTVPEVKFVTHTLSTPAIPVDLILDVGNTHTCGVIIEDHGDANDGLRQTAELQVRSLSEPQFLNEPLFTSRLEFSEARFGKQHFSVESGREDAFVWPSIVRVGDEARKLAMQRLGTEGNSGISSPRRYLWDETPVVQDWRFSQMNSKTQREPLATAFPLMNLMNDDGEPLFTLPQDERLPVFSPQYSRSTLMTHMLCELLAQALGQINSVATRLRLGFPASPRQIRTLILTLPSAMPKQEREIFRRRMFEAIAIVWKAMGWHPQDEDFASRKQQEKSVVPVPEIQMEWDEASCGQLVWLYNEAISHFGGQTEAFFASLARPDRESEPGAQPGRSLRVASIDIGGGTTDMAITHYQLDDGSGNNVKITPQLLFREGFKVAGDDTLLDVIQRYVLPALQTQLQKSGMADASLLMASLFGDSGRIDTQAVLRQQTALQLFMPIGHAILAAWESSDIDDPLAGLHATIGDLLPQKPTRNVMNYLQQAIDHALPAGSEAFDLFAVPLHVSFREMQDAMLGGQFTLAAPLHAVCEAISHYGCDILLITGRPGCLPGVQALIRHLQPVPVNRIVWLDKYRVHEWYPFSQQGRIGNPKSTAAVGAMLCSLALDLRLPRFNFKAADIGAYSTVRYLGVLDNTVNTLREENVWYQDIDLDKPGAKLDARLHFPLRGNVTLGFRQLANARWPATPLYTLSINSAELAKAIAGDGVLNVRLKLCGGSKHEGPESFELSEAWLQDGTPVPPDALTFKLNTLADRRHSGSHYWIDSGSVYLK encoded by the coding sequence ATGCTGGTAAATCTTTGCGACTATAAACAGAGCGTCACGCTTATTGCCAACAGCGGCGTGCAATTCCTCGATTTCGGCCTGACGCCGCAGGACACCGCCAGCAACGGGCGTTTCGTACGTAAAACCGCCAATGGCCCACTCCTGCGTCTCGATTTCGACCTGGTCAACGGTCGTTATACGCTCCCGGTGACAGGCGGCGGTCAGCCTGAAGTGGTGAAACCCGAGACGACCATTGCACTGCATCAGTCGCTCACGGTGCTGGATGGCATCTGGCTCCCTGTGCCATTCCTGCGTTTCAACCCGCCGCGCACCTTTGTTGACGGCCCGGATAACTGGGCACGCGTTCAGGTGCGTAAGCTGGATGCACCCGACGCGGCAGGCAATACGCACCGCGTCACCCTCGCACTCGATAGCCAGATTGCGGCTCATGCCACCTCTGCATTGTCCCCGGTCGAAAACGATATTCTGAACGGTACCCGCTTCGCACTGGCCTGGCGAGACGACGAAGTGGAAAGTTTCCTCGATCAGACCTGGATTGATGGCTGGTTGCGCGAGGCGTTTACCCAGTTTGCTGCAGGTGTTGAAAACCGCGCCGAACGTGACCTGCACCAGGCGCTGCGCAGTTTTGAGTATCAGGCACACTGGCTCAACCTGCTGACCATGCTGGGTGAACAGCTCACCGTACCGGAAGTGAAATTCGTCACCCACACGCTCAGTACGCCAGCTATTCCGGTTGACCTGATCCTCGACGTGGGGAACACCCATACCTGCGGCGTGATCATTGAAGATCACGGCGATGCCAACGATGGCCTGCGCCAGACCGCCGAGCTGCAGGTGCGCTCGTTAAGTGAGCCGCAATTCCTGAATGAACCGCTGTTCACCAGCCGTCTGGAATTTTCAGAAGCGCGTTTTGGCAAGCAGCATTTCTCAGTGGAAAGTGGCCGTGAAGATGCGTTCGTCTGGCCGTCTATTGTTCGCGTGGGCGACGAAGCGCGCAAACTGGCGATGCAGCGTCTGGGAACTGAAGGCAACAGCGGCATCTCCAGCCCGCGTCGTTACCTGTGGGATGAAACCCCGGTGGTGCAGGACTGGCGCTTTAGCCAGATGAACAGCAAGACCCAGCGAGAACCGCTGGCAACCGCGTTCCCGCTGATGAACCTGATGAACGACGACGGTGAGCCGCTCTTCACGCTGCCGCAGGATGAGCGGCTGCCGGTGTTCTCACCGCAGTACAGCCGTAGCACACTGATGACGCACATGTTGTGTGAACTGCTGGCGCAAGCGCTGGGGCAGATCAACAGCGTGGCTACGCGCTTACGGCTGGGTTTCCCGGCTTCTCCGCGCCAGATACGTACGCTGATCCTCACCCTGCCATCGGCCATGCCGAAACAGGAGCGCGAGATCTTCCGTCGCCGCATGTTTGAAGCGATTGCCATCGTCTGGAAAGCGATGGGCTGGCACCCGCAGGATGAAGATTTTGCCAGCCGCAAACAGCAGGAAAAAAGCGTGGTGCCGGTGCCTGAAATTCAAATGGAGTGGGATGAAGCCAGCTGCGGTCAACTGGTCTGGCTGTACAACGAAGCCATCTCCCATTTCGGCGGCCAGACGGAAGCATTCTTCGCCTCCCTCGCCCGCCCGGATCGTGAATCTGAACCGGGTGCTCAGCCAGGACGTTCACTGCGCGTTGCCTCTATTGATATCGGTGGGGGCACAACGGATATGGCGATTACGCACTATCAGCTTGATGATGGCTCCGGTAATAACGTTAAGATCACCCCACAACTCCTGTTCCGCGAAGGGTTTAAAGTGGCAGGGGACGACACCCTGCTGGATGTGATCCAGCGCTATGTGTTGCCAGCCCTGCAAACTCAACTGCAAAAATCCGGCATGGCGGATGCGTCTCTGTTGATGGCATCGCTGTTCGGTGACTCCGGGCGCATTGATACCCAGGCGGTATTGCGCCAGCAAACGGCGCTTCAGCTCTTTATGCCGATTGGTCATGCCATTCTGGCCGCATGGGAGTCGAGCGATATTGACGATCCGCTGGCCGGTTTACATGCCACTATTGGTGACTTACTCCCGCAGAAACCAACCCGTAACGTCATGAATTACCTGCAGCAGGCGATCGATCATGCCTTGCCTGCCGGTTCAGAAGCCTTTGACCTGTTCGCCGTTCCGCTGCATGTGAGTTTCCGTGAAATGCAGGATGCGATGCTGGGCGGTCAGTTCACGCTGGCCGCCCCGCTCCATGCGGTGTGCGAGGCAATTTCCCACTATGGCTGCGATATTTTGCTGATTACCGGTCGTCCTGGCTGCCTGCCTGGCGTCCAGGCGTTAATTCGCCACCTTCAGCCTGTGCCGGTCAACCGCATCGTCTGGCTGGACAAGTATCGGGTACATGAGTGGTATCCCTTCAGTCAGCAAGGACGCATTGGCAACCCGAAATCAACCGCCGCCGTGGGGGCCATGCTGTGCAGCCTGGCGCTCGACCTGCGTCTGCCGCGTTTTAACTTTAAGGCCGCCGACATTGGTGCCTACTCTACCGTGCGTTATCTGGGCGTGTTGGATAACACGGTCAATACGCTGCGTGAGGAGAACGTCTGGTATCAGGACATCGACCTTGATAAGCCAGGCGCTAAGCTGGACGCCCGTCTGCATTTCCCGCTGCGCGGTAATGTAACGCTCGGCTTCCGCCAACTGGCGAATGCACGCTGGCCAGCGACGCCGCTGTATACCCTGAGCATCAACTCGGCTGAACTGGCAAAAGCGATTGCAGGCGACGGCGTGCTGAACGTACGACTGAAACTGTGCGGGGGCAGCAAACATGAAGGGCCGGAATCCTTTGAGCTGAGCGAGGCCTGGCTGCAGGACGGCACGCCGGTTCCGCCGGACGCATTGACCTTTAAACTGAATACTCTGGCCGATCGCCGTCATAGCGGCAGCCACTACTGGATCGACAGCGGGAGCGTATACCTGAAATGA